In the genome of Planococcus donghaensis, the window ATGGAGTGGGATGTTCTTATGGGAGCCGATCGCAGGCGCGTTTGAAGGCGAATATGCAGACGGTGATTACGATGCAGGAATTATTTATCATGAATATTCTCACGCCTTGTCTACACGATTAGTCGCAGGCGGAGAGTCTCTTGGCAGCCATCAGGCAGGTTCGATGGGCGAAGCTTGGGGAGATTGGTTTGCGATGCATTACTTGATCAAAAATAACTTGCAAGACAAAGCCGTTGTCGGAGCTTACGTAACGGGCAACGAAGAGCGCGGAATTCGTAGCTGGTCGTTAGAAGATAGTCCACTACAATACGGAGATATCGGCTTTGATATTATCGGACCTGAAGTACACGCGGACGGCGAAATTTGGGCAGCGATTCTTTGGAAAGTTAGAGAAGATTTGCTGGCGTCACTTGGCAAAGAAGCAGGTGAGAAAGTCGTTGAGCAATTGGTCATCGATGCGATGCCAATTTCTGCTCCAAACCCGTCAATGGTAGATATGCGCGATGCCATCATTGCGGCCGATACAGAACGTTACGGCGGGAAACATTACGATACATTGTGGGCAGCCTTTGCAAGTCGCGGGTTAGGATATAGTGCAGCTTCAAATGGTGGCAATGATACCGATCCTACACCTGCTTATAACCATCCGCTAAATGACAAAAATGGTTTGTTCGCCGGCAAGATTATTAACGCCGCTACGAATAAACCAGTTGAAGATGTTCGCATCATTATTGGTGAATATGAAGCTAGAACAAGTGCTGTTACGAAAACAGCAGAAAAAGGCGCATTTGGCGTTCCGATGCTAGCAGGGACTTACGACATCACCATCCAAGCAAAAGGCTTTGGTTCACGTACACTTAAAGATGTTGAAATTGATACAGGTAAAAACAAAGCATTGAAAATTTCGCTTGAACCAAACGTTGCCTCTTCATCGAATGGCGCAACAATTGCGAGTGTGTCTAGTGAGTCTGACAGCAACCAAGTGAAAATGGTCATTGATGATACAGAAGCGAGTGTATACGCATCTGAAGCTCAAGAAGGCGGCTTTACAGGTGCAGAATTTGTTGTTGATTTGGTGACGGATAAAGCGGTTAAAGTGTCTAGCGTCAACGTCAGTGCCTTTAAAGACATCTCTAAAGGAAGATTTGCGACAATCAAAGACTTTACGGTACTTTCTTCTATAGACGGGGAAACGTGGACGGAAATTGTAGATAGTGAATTTACAGCTTCGATTCCACGTCCAGCTACACCTGATTTGCACTACAAAGAATACGAACTAGAAAACACGGTAGAAGCGAAATACTTGAAACTGGTTGTCAAAAATGCACAAAATAACGCAGCAGGTTATATTCAAGTAGCTGAACTGCAAGCATTTGGACCAGGCAAAACAAAAATTTCACCACTTGTACTAGAGCCTGAAGAGCCGTTTGTGGCTACAGGAACAGTTACAGCAGGAAATGCAGGAACAGGCATCGGCAACTTAGCCGATGTGGGTGCGACGCTTGCAGTCACGGAAAATGAATTTGTGACTACACAAAATCCAACTCCGACGACACAAGGTTTGGACGGTTACGTAGTGACGTTGCCTTCGCCATACGGAGATGGAATTCATACGTTTAACCTGACAAGCTCAGCAGAAAGTGACTACGATTATGACGTGTATTTCTACAATAAGAACTTCGAAGTGATCGGATCAGTTGCCACTTCTGGAGCTGACGAAACAGGAGTCATTCCTGGTGGCACGGCTTACGTTTATGTTGGATTGTACAGCGGAGCAAACGTACCCTTCACATTTACAGCTCTAAGCCCGTATTAAAGAAAGTTGTTCCATACGTTTTTATAATAAAACCGTTAGAGAAAAATTCATCATTTTTCTCTAACGGTTTTTGAATTTCAAAAATAAAATCCGAGAAAAGTTGAATCGGCATAGTAAATATTTCGTTTTGGTTATCGTCTTGACTGTATTGAGTGGCTGGAACGCAGAGACAGACAATTCATTTGGTGATTTGTTTAACAATAAAGACTCTTAGGTGTTAGACAATAAGGCAGGGATGAAGGGGATTCACTTGCCAGGAATGAACTGGTTCATATTGAAGTTTGAAACAGTGAATGGTGTCGGGGAGTTTAAACTAACAAGAGAAGAACTAGAAGGCGGATACAGCGTGAACTTAAAAGAAATTGAGAGGGAAGAAAAACTAAAAGAGCTTATCCAAGTGCGTATAGAAAATAGAAAAGAGCTAACGTGATTTTCAAAGTAGTGTTTGCACTCAAAAACAGCAAAAACCCCGCAGCTGCCAGTGGCAACTGCGGGGTTTTGATAATTAGTTTGTGAAAAATGCTTCGTGATGACGGCTAAATGCTACTGCGAAATCACCGCGTAATACTTGCTCACTAGGGTTAAATGTTGCTTGTACAGTTGGGACAAGATCATATTTACCTTGAGTCACTGAGAACTGAGCGTTTAAGATGTTAAGGTCTAGTGCAAGTTGAACATATGGTTTCAAGTCAGCAGGGATGCTGTCTTGGTCTTTTATCGCAATACGCTCATCTTTATACTGAACTGTTACGTTGCCTGAGAAAGCTTCTGCTTGTTTTTGCAAACCTAAACTTTGTACTAACGAGTAAGCAAGTTCAGCTTTTGTTACGCTCCCTGTCGGATCGAATTTACCGCTTGCTTTTGCTTTCATAACGCCATTAGCGAATTGAGCATAATCACGGAAAGCTGATCCTTTAGCTGTAACGGCTTCTGCAAATGGAGTGAAGTCAGAAGAAACGTCGTTAAAGCTTGCTGTTCCAGGAAGGCTTTGACGAATTTCAGCACCCATTACTAAGTAAGTAGCAAGATCTGCACGAGTTAGTTTAGCATCAGGTCTAAATTTTCCTTGAGCGTTAGAATCGAATAAATGGTTTTTGACACCCATCGCGATTGCTGGTTCTGCAGCGTGACCCGCGATATCAGTTAGTCCAGTGATGCCATTTACTTTTGTGAAAGAAAGAACACCTTCTACTGTTTCCGGAAATGCAAGGCCAACAGGATTTGCTTCATTGCCGCGTAAGCCGCGTACTTCAGCTTTCCATTGACCAGCTACTGGGTTGTTAACAATAACAGTACGGTCATAAGTTGTCGCAAACAATAAGCTAATACCTGAACTATATTCTGTGCCGTCTGGAGAAATTAGGACCAAGTTTACTGGGTTACCTGTTTCTCCAAGAAGACCTTCTGCATTTACTTTTGCAGACAAGATCGAAACGCCTTGTTCTACAGAAAAGGTATGTTGTGTACTTTTAGCTACTACATAATCAACTGAGAAATCTTCGCGTTTTGTTTGTTCTGAAACGTTCGCATTAAATGTTTTTTCGCTGTTTAATGTTGCACCGTATGTTTTGTTGTTGAAAATTGAATCGAGTGCTGCATAGGCATTTACATAGCCTGCGCCAACTTCCCATGTTTCATAACCGGGCATGTTTGTCGCCGTGTTTTGAAGAAGTGATTTTACTTCGTCAGGTGAAAGTGTTGGATTTGCTTCTAACAGTAATGCTGTGATTCCTGCTACGTGCGGTGTTGCCATTGAAGTACCGCTCATCGTCGTGTAATAAGGAAGATGTGCGGGTTCAAGTGTTGTCGCATCTTGTTCAGCTGCTAATGATGTAACTGGAGAAACCGTTCTTGTTGATACAATATCAACGCCAGGAGCAACGATAGAAGGCTCGTCTTTCCAAGACCAAGTTTTGCCGTGAAGGTCAAATGTGCCACCTACATCTTTTGTTCCGCGAGAAGAAAAGTCTGCAAGCGTCCCATCTTTTTCACCAGCTCCAACTGAAATTACCCAAGGAGCTTTTGCATATGGATTATGTGTATCTGAACCAGGACCTGCGTTACCAGCGGCGAATAAAACAACGATTCCGCGGTCATACGCTTTTTTACTAGCTAAGTTGATCGGGTGAGTTGGTACAAAATCTCCACCAGAACCCCATGAGTTTGTGATTACACGGATATTGTATTCGGTTTGATGCGTAATCGCGTAATCGAAACCTCCGATACCATCAAGGACGAATAATGCACCACCAGAACCATAGCCGATCAAGTCAGCGCCAGGAGCGGCTCCTTCGTATTTACCACCAGACATTGCGCCAGTACCGCCAACAGTTCCAGCTACGTGCGTACCGTGTCCAGAGTTTGTGTCAGTATTTGGAACGTCTTCTGTATAAGAAACAGGAAGAATGCCTGTAATGCTTTGAAGATTTGTTGATCCTAAAACGTTTTGCACAAGATTTCTACCAAGTTCATGATCTTTATGTGTGCCATCAACGCCGCTGTCATTGACAACCACTCCGATGCCATCACCAGAAACCGGTAATCCACCATTTTGTTTTCTGAAGTTATTATCAGTTTGTGCTTTATCAACGCCAGTAATCATGTTGGCATCAGCATTGAAATACTCAAGTTTTTCGTTCAAGAAAACAGATTGTACTTCAGGGTTTTGCGCTAGTTCTTCGATTTGTTGTTTTGTTGCGAAAGCACCCACAATTGGGAGGCTCTGCATACTAATGGCGGATTTAATTCCTAACCCTTCCAGCAGATCAAGCTGAGCCTCTGTGGGTTTTTGATCTCCTCGGAATGTAACAATAACTTCTGTCGCTCCTTTGGAAAGAGCAGACCAGACTTTTTCATCTACCTGTGCAGTGGTAGTTGACTGCGAGCTGTTTGCATTAGCGGTAGAGAAAGCTGGGAAGATCAAGAACAACATCGTAACGATCAACAAAATCTTTTTCATTTCATCATTCTCCTTTTCTCAATAGTTTGAAAAATCTTAATTTAATTATCATCTTTTTACTATCGGTTGCCTATTACGCAGAGGATGTATTTTCCGTTCCCGAAGGTCCTAGGCAAATTACTACCAATGGCGTAGAGGACAGCAAAAAAAACACCCCCTATATAAATAGGGGGCGGTCAAAACTTATTTTTTAATTTTTACTTTTTTTTTTCGATGGAACAAGAGTTGCTGGAGCAAGGTTTTCTGCTTTAATCGCTTGGATTGCTGCATACGCATTTACGTAACCAGCGCCAACTTCCCATGTCTCGTATCCTGGCATTGTTGTAGCTGTTTGTTGCATCAATTCTTTAATTTCAGCAGGGGATAGAGTAGGATCTACTTCAAGCATTAAGGCAATGAT includes:
- a CDS encoding M36 family metallopeptidase; translation: MKKEKVYSVLGSAVLASSLLIPFTTNAMEISGPIASTSVLETQTHEQLYDARNVLSGVIPTSKQLLATNKLIDSIGSGTKVQWNKMFGTPSSIVKDKGYLTAPTSGSAETIARGWLKANAEVFGLAEKDIDSLKVIRNYKVPGTGLQPVTFQQSFDGIESIFGGRVIVAVNKTGQILSVTGNLSKAKSFVNDFALSEADALNKVIALEQPGLAYTAKAAGQANGWKVFDGNNVLPTKQYVKKAVFSKGDEMRPVYRVLYIEELQKGAEVIIDAKTGERLYERSLVQHLNPEGAIFENYPGSSKGGTLVNKSFKGDAAASPNGWLLPTSELGVTTLGNNANSFANWSNFLAPADQAVRPVNPLGQFKYPFLNAWQKSKGQALPPSYAEDVNSATTNLFYHHNLFHDYFYKLGWVEGAGNLQTTNFGKGGSEGDAIMGLVQAGAVSGGEPTYTGRDNAYMLTLPDGLPAWSGMFLWEPIAGAFEGEYADGDYDAGIIYHEYSHALSTRLVAGGESLGSHQAGSMGEAWGDWFAMHYLIKNNLQDKAVVGAYVTGNEERGIRSWSLEDSPLQYGDIGFDIIGPEVHADGEIWAAILWKVREDLLASLGKEAGEKVVEQLVIDAMPISAPNPSMVDMRDAIIAADTERYGGKHYDTLWAAFASRGLGYSAASNGGNDTDPTPAYNHPLNDKNGLFAGKIINAATNKPVEDVRIIIGEYEARTSAVTKTAEKGAFGVPMLAGTYDITIQAKGFGSRTLKDVEIDTGKNKALKISLEPNVASSSNGATIASVSSESDSNQVKMVIDDTEASVYASEAQEGGFTGAEFVVDLVTDKAVKVSSVNVSAFKDISKGRFATIKDFTVLSSIDGETWTEIVDSEFTASIPRPATPDLHYKEYELENTVEAKYLKLVVKNAQNNAAGYIQVAELQAFGPGKTKISPLVLEPEEPFVATGTVTAGNAGTGIGNLADVGATLAVTENEFVTTQNPTPTTQGLDGYVVTLPSPYGDGIHTFNLTSSAESDYDYDVYFYNKNFEVIGSVATSGADETGVIPGGTAYVYVGLYSGANVPFTFTALSPY
- a CDS encoding S8 family serine peptidase, encoding MKKILLIVTMLFLIFPAFSTANANSSQSTTTAQVDEKVWSALSKGATEVIVTFRGDQKPTEAQLDLLEGLGIKSAISMQSLPIVGAFATKQQIEELAQNPEVQSVFLNEKLEYFNADANMITGVDKAQTDNNFRKQNGGLPVSGDGIGVVVNDSGVDGTHKDHELGRNLVQNVLGSTNLQSITGILPVSYTEDVPNTDTNSGHGTHVAGTVGGTGAMSGGKYEGAAPGADLIGYGSGGALFVLDGIGGFDYAITHQTEYNIRVITNSWGSGGDFVPTHPINLASKKAYDRGIVVLFAAGNAGPGSDTHNPYAKAPWVISVGAGEKDGTLADFSSRGTKDVGGTFDLHGKTWSWKDEPSIVAPGVDIVSTRTVSPVTSLAAEQDATTLEPAHLPYYTTMSGTSMATPHVAGITALLLEANPTLSPDEVKSLLQNTATNMPGYETWEVGAGYVNAYAALDSIFNNKTYGATLNSEKTFNANVSEQTKREDFSVDYVVAKSTQHTFSVEQGVSILSAKVNAEGLLGETGNPVNLVLISPDGTEYSSGISLLFATTYDRTVIVNNPVAGQWKAEVRGLRGNEANPVGLAFPETVEGVLSFTKVNGITGLTDIAGHAAEPAIAMGVKNHLFDSNAQGKFRPDAKLTRADLATYLVMGAEIRQSLPGTASFNDVSSDFTPFAEAVTAKGSAFRDYAQFANGVMKAKASGKFDPTGSVTKAELAYSLVQSLGLQKQAEAFSGNVTVQYKDERIAIKDQDSIPADLKPYVQLALDLNILNAQFSVTQGKYDLVPTVQATFNPSEQVLRGDFAVAFSRHHEAFFTN